The Pseudohongiella acticola region ACCGACAACTGCATGCCATTAAACAGTGCCAGCCGGGAGGCCAGGCGGGTTCCGAGAATAATGCCATCCGGCGTTTCTGCCAGCGCCGCCAGCAACTGCTCCAGATGAGGACTGTCCTGCTGCAACACAGCTGGCTCCGAGGCCGGATCGACACCGCGCACGGCAACAAACTCGCCATTACCATCAGCGCGCAGCCAGGCTTCGCCCTCAACAAACGGCGCTGCCGCGACTATGCCGCTCTGTTGCTGCAGGGTCCGCGCCGCTTGCTGCCAGCCGATACCACCGGCAGGCAACACCAGGCCGGCATGCGGCACTGACTTCAGGGTTTCGTTACGCATGGTGCTGGTCGATGCATTGATTACCGACATCACCGCAATCAGAGCCAGCACACCCAGTGCTATGCCCAGCATGGAGATCAGCGAGACAAAGGACATCAGCTGATTTTTTTTGCGGGCTCTGACAAAACGCAGCCCGACAAACAGGACCAGAGGTTGGTACATGAACGGTTTATCCTGAACGGCACGGGATCGACGGCAAGGATTCTAGTCGAGGCACCGGAGTAAAACAAACTTCCATCGCCAGTGCCTGACCGCCTGCCCCGGCACAGTTAAAAACGGACTGTGAATAAGTAACACAGGTGATTGAATGGGAAAGGTTTTGCTGTTATAGTCGCGGAGCTGTGAAAGTGGTTGGTTGCCAAACCGTGTATACACAAATTGTAGAACTTGCAGCACGGGACATGTCGATTACATGTCAGCGCCAACACGTTGTTAACACAGCAGTTATGCGAAACAAACATCGTGACAACGAATTTTGCAGTACCGGATTTTTAAAAGCAGTACTTAACCGAGCAACCAGACTGAAGACTCGGGTGAATGATTTTTGCGCGGGGGCACACCGAAAGTGAATGCCCCGCCGCATCCCGCTCCAGCAGGATCTCAACCACACAAGTTGAGCCGCTGAGCCGGAAAGCCGGGCACACAAACGGCGACAACATACAAGCAAGGCGCTGCACTGATTTTGATGTTTGGGCTCTGATTTGCGAGCTCTGATTTTCGAGCAGATGCAGCCACCGAAAGACCGTGACCTCGACACGACCGGGCAACGATTCATCGACCCGATTCCGATACCGAAACACGGTTGCAGTGACAGCAGGACACCTGAACTTTATCCATGGGTTCGGTTAGCAGTAGCGGCAATACCAGTCCACCGGGCCCGGCAGTTTAAGGCACCGAGACCGGACACCGCCCTCTTTGCGCCCCCTGTCACCGGCATGTCCCACAGCCTTATTCCGGCTGTTTGCGCATGCTCTCGGCTTGTCCTGTCCCGCCCCGCCTGCGCAAATCATCTCCCCCGAATTGACTGATCTGGTTCAACAGAGATGTGAATTCACTATGAAAAGAATGTTGATCAATGCCACACAGGAAGAAGAGTTGCGGGTTGCCCTCGTTGACGGCCAGAAACTTTACGACCTGGATATTGAAAACCGCACCCGTGTACAGAAAAAGGCCAGCATCTTCAAAGGCCGTATTACCCGCGTAGAACCCAGCCTGGAGGCCGCCTTTGTTGATTTCGGCGCCGAGCGTCACGGCTTCCTGCCCCTGAAAGAAATTGCCCCTTCGTATTTCCGTAAAGGCATCGAAGGCGGCCGCGTCAATATCAAAGAAGCGGTTGCTGAAGGCACTGAAGTGATTGTGCAGGTAGAAAAGGAAGAGCGCGGCAACAAAGGCGCGGCGCTGACCACCTTTATCAGCCTGGCCGGTCGTTACCTGGTGCTGATGCCAAACAACCCGCGCGCCGGTGGTATCTCCCGCCGCATCGAAGGTGACGAACGCTCCGAGATCCGCGAAGCTATCAATGGTCTGAATATTCCTGACGGCATGGGCATCATTGTGCGCACCGCAGGTGTCGGCAAGCAACAGGAAGAACTGCAGTGGGACCTGGATTACCTGCTGTCGCTGTGGCAGTCGATCACAGAAGCTGCCGAGAAAAAATCAGCGCCCTTCCTGATCTATCAGGAAAGCAACGTCATTATCCGTACCATTCGTGATTACCTGCGCCAGGACATCGGCGAAGTGTTATTCGACACCCAGGAATCCTATGCCGAAGCCATCGACTTTGTACGTCAGGTGATGCCGCATTACGAATCGCGTATCAAGTTGTATCAGGAAGCCCTGCCGCTGTTCAATCGCTTCCAGATTGAAGCCCAGATTGAATCGGCGTTTCAGCGCGAAGTAAAACTGCCTTCGGGCGGCTCCATTGTCATCGACCCGACTGAAGCGTTGATCTCCATCGACATCAACTCTTCTCGCGCCACGCGCGGGTCGGACATCGAAGAAACCGCCTTGAACACCAACCTGGAAGCGGCCGATGAAATTGCCCGCCAGCTGCGCCTGCGCGACATGGGCGGCCTGGTGGTTATCGATTTCATCGACATGAGCGCTGCCAGAAACCAGAAAGAAGTTGAAAACCGCATGCGCGATGCGCTGGAAGCGGACCGTGCACGAGTACAGGTCGGCCGCATCTCCCGCTTCGGCCTGCTGGAAATGTCACGTCAGCGTCTACGTCCATCGCTGGAAGAAACCAGCGCCGTGGTATGCCCACGCTGCAATGGCCAGGGTGCGATTCGCGATGTGAAATCGCTGTGCCTGTCCATTCTTCGAATCCTGCAGGAAGAAGCCAACAAAAAGAAAAGCGCCGAGATCCATGCCATTGTGCCGTTGTCGGTCGCCTCTTACCTGCTGAACGAAAAGCGTTCTGCAGTGCTGGCCATTGAAGCACAGAGCAAAACCCGCCTGCTGATCATTGCCAACCCGGCCATGGAAACACCGCACTACGAAATCCAGAGCATCAGCGCACAGGATGGCAGCACCTCGTCGCATCGCGCCAGTTTCGAAATTGAAACCGGTGGTCCGGATGACGATGTCATTCAGGCGAAGAAATCGGCGCCGGCACAACAGGCCGCCGTACAGGCGCCAACGCTGGCCCAGGCACCGGCCCATGTGCCGACCACTCGTCTGGCACCGCCCGCACCAAAGAAAAAAGGTTTCCTGGGATCACTGATCTCCGTCTTCACCGAAGTCTTTACAGGCGCGGCCAATGACGAAGAAGATGAGAAAGAGGAAGAAAACAAGGATCGCAACTCGCGCAATCGCGAGCGTCGCCCGCAGAACAACCAGCAGCGACACCAGAAGCAGGGTCGCGGCAATCAGCGCGGCAACCGCAATGATCGTGGTGACAAGGCGGAGCGCGGCGAAAAATCGGAGAGAAACGACAAAGGCGGCGACGACAGGTCCGATCGCTCCGAGTCCTCGCAGGGCCAGAGTCAAGGGCAAGGCCAGGGTCGTCGACGTGGCGGCCGCAATCGTTCACAGAACGACGAGTCGGACACTCGCAAGGACAACAACGCTGCAAACAGCAACAACGATGCCGCGTCCGGTGACGCGTCAGACGACAACAAGGGCGGCGAAGGTCAGAGCCGTCGCCGTCGTGGCGATCGCCGTCCGCGCAACACCACCAAGCGTCAGCGTGGACCACATCCCGATGCGGCCGAGAATGAAAATGCAGTGACAGACACTGCCGCCAGCGACGATCAGTCCGCTAATCAGGACAACAAGGCTGCGGACGATAAAGGCAGCAAGCCCGGCGCTCGCACAAAGGCGGCTGACACGTCAGACGACAGCAGCAACACTGAGAACTCAGGTGACAATTCGGCGAGCGAAACCAACGAAGACGGCACAGCAAAACCCCGTCGTCGTCGCAGCCGTGGTGGCAGCCGCCGCCGTGGCCGCGGCAACAACGCCGAGTCGCAGGACAAAGATGGCAACACCAGTGATGGCCAGGAGAGCCAGGAGAGCCAAAACAGCCAGGACGGCAATAGTGCTGCCGACGCTGATGGCAACACAGCAGACGAGCAGAAAAAACCCGCTGCTGCAAAAGCCAAAGACAGCAGCGATGATCTGCCCGAGGCGGCAAAAGCTGTGCAGGAAGCACAGGCCGCCGAAGCAGCCCTGAGAGAACCGAAGGCCAAAGCAGCGGGCGAAGACAAAGCCGCGGCCTCAGGTGAGGAAAAGGCCTCTGGCGAAGAGAAAGCCACTGACGAAGCGAAGGCCCCTAGCGAGAAGAAAGCTTCTAGCGCAGAAAAAGCCTCAAGCAAAACAAAGGCCGACGCAGCTGCGAGTGATGAGAAAGCCGTGAGCGAAGAAGCAGCCGTGAGCGATAAGAAAGCCGCGAGCAACGAAGCAGCCTCGAGCGATAAAGCCGTCGACGGTGCCTCCGAGAAAGCATCTGCTCAGGCCGACCTCGACAAATCTGCTGGCACGCCCGAAGATGCGGAGCCCGAGAAAAAGCCGACTCGTAAACGCGCACCTGCTCGCAAGCGCGCCACCACCAACAAGAGCAAAAAATCTGCAGACGCTGAGGCTCAGGCCAACGCAGAGCCGGCAAGTGATAAAGTTGCCGCTGCGGATTCAACGCCCGAGGCCCAGAGAGCTGAGCAGACAACTGAACAGCCTGCCCCGAAAAAGGCGGAATCAGACAAGTCTGGCATCGACACAAAGGCAGCGCCACTGGCTCCGACTCCGGAAGAAGCCAAGCAGGCTCCCGCCACCTCTCAGGGAGCCATCCCCGAAGGCGGCCGTGCACCCAATGACCCGCGCGAAATCAAACGCCGACGCCTGGAAGAGGAAGCCCGCAAAAAGGCTGAATCAGAAGGCAACGAGTAAACGACTGGGCACGGAGGAGAATCTCTCCTCCGTAAACAAACAAAAAGGGGCGGATGAGTTATTTCTCATCCGCCCCTTTTTGTTGTGACTTCTAGAGGATTTTAAGGGGACGTTTTAAGGGGACGGAGGAGATACTTTTTCCGGAAAGTATCTCCTCCGTCCCCTTAAAATCCCCGCCCCCTTAAAATTTATATCACAGCTTTTCTTCCAGCTCCGGTATCGCCTGGAACAGGTCTGCGACCAGACCATAATCAGCCACCTGGAAGATCGGTGCCTCTTCGTCCTTGTTGATGGCAACAATCACCTTGCTGTCCTTCATGCCGGCCAGGTGCTGAATCGCGCCGGAGATGCCCACCGCAATGTACAGATCTGGCGCCACGATTTTACCGGTCTGGCCTACCTGCATGTCGTTGGGGACAAAGCCCGCGTCGACCGCTGCGCGCGACGCACCAATGGCAGCGCCGAGTTTGTCAGCGACTTTTTCCAGCATGGCAAAGTTCTCACCGTTCTGCATGCCACGGCCACCGGAGATAACGATCTTGGCGCCGGTCAATTCGGGACGCTCAGATTCAGTCAGCTCTTCACCGACAAAGGTGGCAATGTCCTGAGATTTGACGATGTCGAGTGCTTCAACGCTACCAGAGCCACCCTCTTTGGCTGCCTCATCGAACGCCGTGCCACGCACCGTGATCACCTTGACGGCGTCACTGGACTGGACTGTTGCCAGTGCGTTGCCCGCATAAATCGGTCGCACAAAGGTGTCCGCACCTTTAACTGCGGTAATGTCTGAAATCTGGGCAACACCCAGCAAGGCTGCCACACGGGGCATGAAGTTTTTGCCGGAGGTGGAAGCCGGTGCCAGAATGTGTGAAGAATCCTTGCCCACTTCCGCAATCAGCTCAGCCAGGTTTTCCGGCAGCTGATTCTCGTAGGCGGCATTGTCGGCCACCAGCACTTTGCTGACGCCATTGACGGCAGCGGCCTGCTGCGCGACTGCATCGCAGCCAGAGCCAGCAACCAGTACCGTAATGTCGCCGCCGATTTCGCTGGCTGCGGTGATGGTGTTCAAGGTCGCCGGTTTCAGGGCGGCATTATCGTGTTCTGCAATTACCAAAATACTCATATCTGCTCGTCCCCTTAAATCACTTTGGCTTCGGTTTTCAATTTGCTGATCAGCTCGTCTATGCTTTCCACCTTGATGCCGGCAGAACGCGCGGGCGGTGCTTCAACAGACACGACTTTCAGACCGGAACTGACATCAACACCCAGCTCATCCGGAGTGACCGTGTCGATCTGCTTTTTCTTGGCCTTCATGATGTTCGGCAATGAAGCATAGCGCGGCTCGTTCAGTCGCAGATCCGTAGTCACTACGGCTGGCAGCTTCAGTGACACGGTCTGCTCACCGCCATCAACTTCACGCGTGACCACCGCTTTACCATCAGCCACTTCCAGCTTGCAGGCAAATGTACCCTGCGGCATGCCAGTCAGTGCGCCCAGCATCTGTCCAACCTGGTTGTTGTCGGAATCAATGGACTGCTTGCCCAGCAGCACCAGATCGATGCCTTCTTTCTCGACCAGCTTCTGCAGCACGCGGGCCACGGCCAGTGGCTGCACATCGGCAGCGGCATCAACGTGTATGCCCCGGTCGGCACCCAGTGCCAGTGCCGTACGGATCTGTTCCTGGCAGCTCTTCTCGCCAATGGACACGGCAATGACTTCGTCAGCCACGCCTTTCTCTTTCAGACGAATGGCCTCTTCAATGGCAATTTCGCAGAATGGATTAACCGCCATTTTGGCATTCGCCAGATCAACGCCACTGCCATCTGACTTGACTCGGATTTTAACGTACGCATCAACAACACGTTTAACTGCTACCAGAATCTTCATGGATTCTCCAATTTACTGTTTTAAATTAGCTCTTTAAAACCCAGGGCCCATTGGGATCCAGATCTATTACCTGAACCTGAGTAAGCGAAACAGAGGCAACAAAGCCCCCAGAAAAGGCCGCCAATGATGCCGGTTTTAATTGCCCTCGTCAATAAAAAGGCTCAGCCGGGAGCCGCTCAGCGGCCACTCAATGCGAAAAAAACGCCATCACTGACGACACCAATATCATCTTCAGAGTTGTTATTTTTCAAAGCCTTAGTGTCAGCCGAAGCATCCCTGCCAGACTCGGCCAATGCCACCATCTGATAAAAAACCGAACGGCTGATCAGTGCTTTGAGGCCATGACGAACCTCGATCACCGGGTGTGGTTGACCGGCTTCGTCGGTGGTCACTTCGATCGCATTATCGGCGCCTGCAATCACCGTTTCACCGGTATTCAGGGTGAAGGTCAACTGCTGCCCCGAACCCTCTCCGCTAACATCCAGTAACTGGGCGACAAAGGGACAGTCATCCACTGTGATGCGCACCTTCTCCACCGGCGTCACCAGATAATGATGGCCGTCATCGTCCAGTCTCAGGATAGAGGAAAACAGCCGCACCATGGCGATGCGACCGATAGGCGAACTTTCGTGGTACCAGCGGCCATCGGCCGCGATACGCATGTCCATCTCACCGCAGTAAGGTGGGTCCCAGTCATGAACAGGTGCCGGACCTTTCTGTTTACCAATCTGCTTGAGCAGATTATCAGGACTTGCCGTCTTCTCTGTCATAATCGCCTCCAGTCTCTTTAGCGCCTTCAGAAGTTGACTGCGTAAATGCCCGGCGCGTTTCTCCAGTAACCTTTGTAATCCATGCCGTAGCCAAACAGGTATTTGTCTTCAGCGGTCAACGCCGTGAAATCCGCTTTCTTCAGGGTCGCTGTTTTACGGTCATGTTGTTTATCCACCAGCACCGCGGTATAGACTGCCGAAGCACCCTTGCCTTCACACCAGCTCTTGATGCCCGCCAGTGTTTCGCCTTCATCAAAAATGTCATCCAGCACCAAGACCACCCGGCCCTTGACCTCAGTAGCAGGTGTCACCCGCCACTGCAGGTCACTGCCCTGCAGCTGCTCGCGGTAACGCGTGGCATGAATATAATCCAGCTGTAGCAGGAAATTCAGTTTTGGCACCAGCTGCCCGGTAAGCACAATGCCGCCGTTCATGACGCACAGGACCAGTGGATTCTGATCCGCCATCACCTCACTGATCTGTGATGCCAGCGCGTCCAGGGCCTGATCTATGTCGCGGCCGGTATACAGGCACTGCGCCTCATCCATGACCTGCTGCAGATGTTGCTTGTTCACGTCTTCTCCACTCATTTTACGGTTTCCGCCTGTATCAGGGCCTCCAGCCGGTCGCGCGTCTGCTGC contains the following coding sequences:
- a CDS encoding Rne/Rng family ribonuclease; the encoded protein is MKRMLINATQEEELRVALVDGQKLYDLDIENRTRVQKKASIFKGRITRVEPSLEAAFVDFGAERHGFLPLKEIAPSYFRKGIEGGRVNIKEAVAEGTEVIVQVEKEERGNKGAALTTFISLAGRYLVLMPNNPRAGGISRRIEGDERSEIREAINGLNIPDGMGIIVRTAGVGKQQEELQWDLDYLLSLWQSITEAAEKKSAPFLIYQESNVIIRTIRDYLRQDIGEVLFDTQESYAEAIDFVRQVMPHYESRIKLYQEALPLFNRFQIEAQIESAFQREVKLPSGGSIVIDPTEALISIDINSSRATRGSDIEETALNTNLEAADEIARQLRLRDMGGLVVIDFIDMSAARNQKEVENRMRDALEADRARVQVGRISRFGLLEMSRQRLRPSLEETSAVVCPRCNGQGAIRDVKSLCLSILRILQEEANKKKSAEIHAIVPLSVASYLLNEKRSAVLAIEAQSKTRLLIIANPAMETPHYEIQSISAQDGSTSSHRASFEIETGGPDDDVIQAKKSAPAQQAAVQAPTLAQAPAHVPTTRLAPPAPKKKGFLGSLISVFTEVFTGAANDEEDEKEEENKDRNSRNRERRPQNNQQRHQKQGRGNQRGNRNDRGDKAERGEKSERNDKGGDDRSDRSESSQGQSQGQGQGRRRGGRNRSQNDESDTRKDNNAANSNNDAASGDASDDNKGGEGQSRRRRGDRRPRNTTKRQRGPHPDAAENENAVTDTAASDDQSANQDNKAADDKGSKPGARTKAADTSDDSSNTENSGDNSASETNEDGTAKPRRRRSRGGSRRRGRGNNAESQDKDGNTSDGQESQESQNSQDGNSAADADGNTADEQKKPAAAKAKDSSDDLPEAAKAVQEAQAAEAALREPKAKAAGEDKAAASGEEKASGEEKATDEAKAPSEKKASSAEKASSKTKADAAASDEKAVSEEAAVSDKKAASNEAASSDKAVDGASEKASAQADLDKSAGTPEDAEPEKKPTRKRAPARKRATTNKSKKSADAEAQANAEPASDKVAAADSTPEAQRAEQTTEQPAPKKAESDKSGIDTKAAPLAPTPEEAKQAPATSQGAIPEGGRAPNDPREIKRRRLEEEARKKAESEGNE
- a CDS encoding electron transfer flavoprotein subunit alpha/FixB family protein; this encodes MSILVIAEHDNAALKPATLNTITAASEIGGDITVLVAGSGCDAVAQQAAAVNGVSKVLVADNAAYENQLPENLAELIAEVGKDSSHILAPASTSGKNFMPRVAALLGVAQISDITAVKGADTFVRPIYAGNALATVQSSDAVKVITVRGTAFDEAAKEGGSGSVEALDIVKSQDIATFVGEELTESERPELTGAKIVISGGRGMQNGENFAMLEKVADKLGAAIGASRAAVDAGFVPNDMQVGQTGKIVAPDLYIAVGISGAIQHLAGMKDSKVIVAINKDEEAPIFQVADYGLVADLFQAIPELEEKL
- a CDS encoding electron transfer flavoprotein subunit beta/FixA family protein; translation: MKILVAVKRVVDAYVKIRVKSDGSGVDLANAKMAVNPFCEIAIEEAIRLKEKGVADEVIAVSIGEKSCQEQIRTALALGADRGIHVDAAADVQPLAVARVLQKLVEKEGIDLVLLGKQSIDSDNNQVGQMLGALTGMPQGTFACKLEVADGKAVVTREVDGGEQTVSLKLPAVVTTDLRLNEPRYASLPNIMKAKKKQIDTVTPDELGVDVSSGLKVVSVEAPPARSAGIKVESIDELISKLKTEAKVI
- a CDS encoding DUF1285 domain-containing protein gives rise to the protein MTEKTASPDNLLKQIGKQKGPAPVHDWDPPYCGEMDMRIAADGRWYHESSPIGRIAMVRLFSSILRLDDDGHHYLVTPVEKVRITVDDCPFVAQLLDVSGEGSGQQLTFTLNTGETVIAGADNAIEVTTDEAGQPHPVIEVRHGLKALISRSVFYQMVALAESGRDASADTKALKNNNSEDDIGVVSDGVFFALSGR
- a CDS encoding hypoxanthine-guanine phosphoribosyltransferase, which codes for MNKQHLQQVMDEAQCLYTGRDIDQALDALASQISEVMADQNPLVLCVMNGGIVLTGQLVPKLNFLLQLDYIHATRYREQLQGSDLQWRVTPATEVKGRVVLVLDDIFDEGETLAGIKSWCEGKGASAVYTAVLVDKQHDRKTATLKKADFTALTAEDKYLFGYGMDYKGYWRNAPGIYAVNF